The DNA sequence TGGTCGCGACCAGCACGGCCCCGCCCGCGGCATAGGTGATGCGTTCGGCCAGGACCTGGGCGATGACCGTCTCCGGCAGGTTCGCCAGCAGGGCCACGCGTTCGGTCAGCGCTGCGTTGAAGTCCAGCTCTCCGTTCATGGCGCGGGCGGTGATCTGGGCCACGCGGGGGCCGAAACCCGCCATGTCGGCCAGTTCGTCGATGCATTCCTGATCGATCATGGTCGAATCCATGTCGGCGATCAGGATGCGCTTGCGCCGCCCGCCCGCGGGCTGGATCGCCAGGTCGATGCCGATGGCCTGCAGGTCGGACCAGACCTGATCCGAATCGCCCGGAAGCACCGCGATGTCGAATTCGGCAGCCACGCCCGGCGACAGCCAGCGCGTCACGTCGCCGCCCCACCGGTCGGCCAGACCGCCGGGCAGCGCATCATCCAGATTGGCTGCGGCAGGCGCCGCGATCAGCGAGACGGTGAACATGGGCGCGGTCCTTGTGCGGTTGCCTGCGGGTGTAGGACAAAGTTTTTTCTTGCGCCAGAGCGGGAGGGGCCTTAGGTCGGTCGGTGGGACACCCCTCCCCAACGAGGGGCTTTTTAGCTGGAAGGCTAGTCACATGACCGATCATGCGATCCCGGCTGCGCGGCCGGAAAATCCGCGCTTTTCCTCGGGCCCCTGCGCCAAGATCCCCCATTATTCGCTGGACATGCTGTCGGACGCGCCCCTGGGCCGGTCGCATCGCGCCGCCGTCGGCAAGTCCAAGCTGGCCGAGGCCATCGAGCTGACCCGTGCGGTCTTGGGCGTGCCGGCCGATTACCGCATCGGCATCGTCCCCGGTTCCGACACCGGCGCGGTCGAGATGGCGATGTGGACCCTGCTGGGCGCCCGCCCCGTCGAGATGCTGGCCTGGGAAAGCTTCGGCGAGGGCTGGGTCACGGATGCCGTGAAGCAGCTGAAGCTGGACGCCACGGTCCGCAAGGCCGATTACGGCAAGATCGTCGATCTGGCAGAGGTCGATTTCGACAAGGACGTCGTCTTCACCTGGAACGGCACCACCAGCGGCGTGCGCGTGCCGAACGGCGACGCGATCCCCGCCGACCGCGCGGGCCTGACCATCTGCGACGCGACCAGCGCGGCCTTCGCCATGGACCTGCCTTGGGACAAGCTGGATGTAGTGACTTTCAGCTGGCAGAAGGTGCTGGGCGGCGAGGGCGCGCATGGCGTCCTGATCCTGTCGCCGCGCGCCGTCGAACGGCTGGAGACCTATACCCCTGCCTGGCCGCTGCCCAAGATCTTCCGCATGACCAAGGGCGGCAAGCTGATCGAGGGCATCTTCAAGGGAGAGACGATCAACACGCCCTCGATGCTGGCGGTCGAAGATTACCTGGTCGCGCTGAAATGGGCGCAATCCCTGGGCGGCCTCACGGCGCTGATCGCGCGGGCGGATGCCAATGCGGGCGCGGTGCGCGATTTCATCGCGGACAAGGACTGGATCGCCGATCTGGCCGAGGATCCGGCCACCGCGTCGACGACCAGCGTCTGCCTGAAGTTCACCGATCCGGCGATCAAGGACGGCGCGGCCTTTGCCAAGGCCGTGGCCAAGCGCCTGGAGAAGGAGGGCGTGGCGCTGGACGCCGGCGCCTATCGCGACGCACCTGCGGGTCTGCGCATCTGGTGCGGATCGACGGTCGAGACCGCCGATGTCGCGGCGCTGATGCCGTGGGTCGAATGGGCCTATCGCGCCGAACTGGCCGCGCAGTGACCTGACAAGCCGGGGGGCTTTGCGCGCCCCGGACACCCGCAGGGTATTTTTCCAACGAAGAAGCCAGACGTCAGCGTGGCCATGCCCGGGCGTTCCCACACAAGGATGAATGACATGCCGAAGGTTCTCGTGTCCGACAAGCTGTCGGAAACCGCCGTCCAGATCTTTCGCGATCGCGGCGTCGAGGTGGATTACCTGCCCGATCTGGGCAAGGACAAGGAAAAGCTGGCCGAGGTGATCGGCCAGTATGACGGGCTGGCCATCCGGTCGGCGACCAAGGTCACCGACAAGCTGCTGGAAGGCGCGACCAACCTGAAGGTCATCGGCCGCGCCGGCATCGGGGTCGACAACGTCGACATCCCGGCCGCCAGCAAGAAGGGCGTGATCGTGATGAACACGCCTTTCGGCAACAGCGTGACCACGGCCGAACATGCCATCGCGATGATGTTCGCGGTCGCGCGCCAGCTGCCCGAGGCCAGCGTCAGCACCCATGCCGGCAAGTGGGAGAAGAACCGCTTCATGGGGGTCGAGCTGTTCAACAAGACCCTGGGCGTGATCGGGGCGGGCAACATCGGCGGCATCGTGATCGACCGCGCCCTGGGTCTGCACATGAAGGTGCTCGCCTATGACCCCTTCCTGTCCGAGGATCGCGCCAAGGAACTGGGCGTGACCAAGGTCGAGCTGGACGACCTGCTGGGCAAGTCCGACTTCATCACCTTCCACGTGCCGCTGACCGACAAGACCCGCAACATCCTATCGCGCGAGGCCATCGGCAAGCTGAAGAAGGGCGTGCGCATCATCAACTGCGCCCGCGGCGGCCTGGTCGACGAGGAGGCGCTGGCCGAGGCGTTGAAGGACGGGCGCGTGGCGGGTGCCGCATTCGACGTCTTTGCCGTCGAGCCCGCGACGGAAAGCCCGCTGTTCAACCTGCCCAACGTCGTCGTCACGCCCCACCTGGGCGCCGCCACGACCGAGGCGCAGGAGAACGTCGCCCTGCAGGTCGCCGAGCAGATGTCGGACTATCTGCTGACGGGCGCGGTGCAGAACGCGCTGAACATGCCCTCGGTCACGGCCGAGGAGGCCGCGGTGATGGGCCCCTGGATCAAGCTGGCCGCGCATCTGGGCGCCTTCGTGGGCCAGATGACCGACGAGCCGATCAAGGCGATCAACGTGCTGTATGACGGCGTCGTGTCCGAGATGAACCTGAACGCACTGAACGCGGCGGTGATCGCGGGCGTGATGAAGGCGTCGAACCCGGACGTGAACATGGTGTCGGCCCCGGTCATGGCCAAGGATCGCGGCGTGCAGGTGTCCACCACCAAGCAGGACAAGGCCGGCGCCTATGAGGGTTACGTCAAGGTCACCTGCGTGACCGAGACGCGCGAACGCTCGATCGCGGGCACGGTGTTCAGCGATGGCAAGCCGCGCTTTATCCAGATCCGCGGGATCAACGTGGACGCCGAGGTGGGAAGCCACATGCTGTACACCCGCAACAAGGACGTTCCCGGCGTCATCGGCGCGCTTGGGATGACCCTGGGCGATCTGGGCGTGAACATCGCGAACTTTACCCTGGGGCGGGCCGCCAACGGGGCGGATGCCATCGCGATCCTGTACCTGGACGAGGCGATCAGCGACGAGGCCCTGGCCACGCTGCAGAACACCGGCAAGTTCCTGCAGGCCCGCCGGCTGCAGTTCGAGGTTTGACCTCGGCCCCGCACGCCCTTACCCAAGGGGCGTGCGGACCCTCCCTGCCGCGCGCCACGGCCAGGTGACAGATGCGACTTTATGCGATTGGCGACATTCACGGACAGCTGGACCTGCTGAAGGCCTCGCATCAGCGGATCTTCGACGACGGCGGGCCTGATGCGGTCATCGCCCATGTGGGCGACCTGATCGACCGCGGTCCCGATTCGCGCGGCGTGGTGGACCACCTGTTGCGCGGCCAGCAGGCGGCGCGGCCCTGGATCGTCACCCGCGGCAATCACGACCGCTTTCTGCCCGCGTTTCTGAACCAGCCTGACTGGATCGACCCGGGCCTGTCGTCCGGACAGCATTGGGTAGACCATCCGGGTCTGGGCGCGGCCGCGACGCTGCGGTCCTATGGCGTGGACCCGGATCAGCCGCGCGAGGCGCTGCTGCGCGATGCGCGGGCGGCGGTTCCTGCGGATCACGCGCGGTTCCTGGCGGCACTGCCGCTGTGGTATCTTCATCCGCTGGCGCTGGTCGTGCATGCGGGCATCCGCCCGGGCATCGACCTGCAGGACCAGGCAGAGGGCGACCTGGTCTGGATCCGCCAGGGGTTCCTGGACAGCGACGTCGATTTCGGGCCGCTGGTCGTGCACGGGCACACCGCGCTGGAGGCCCCTGCCCTGTACGCAAACCGCCTGAACCTGGACGGGGGCGCCGCCTATGGCCGGCCGCTGTCCGCCGCCGTCATCGAACCGGGTGCCGTGCACCTGCTGACCGAATCGGGCCGCCAGCCCCTGTTGCCGGAGTAGACCATGCGCCTTGCCCTGACCCTTGCCCTGACCCTTGCCCCCCTGTCGTTGCAGGCCGAGGAGGTCGGCCGCGTCGGCGTGGACTGGGTCGGCAACGATGTCGTCATCGAGGCGATCAAGGACCCCGAGGTGCCGGGCGTGACCTGCCACCTGGCCTATTTCAGCCGCTCGGTCCTGGACCGGCTGAGCCAGGGCAACTGGTTCGAGGATCCGTCCAACAGCGCGATCCAGTGCACCCGCACCGGGCCCATCGACGTCAGCGCCCTGACCCCCGGCGAGGGAGAAAACGTGTTCAGCGAGGGGCGTTCGCTGGTGTTCAAGTCGCTGCGGGTGCAGCGCATCTATGACGCCGACAACCGCGTGCTGGTCTATCTGGCCCATGCCAACCAGGTCAGCGAGGGGTCGGCCAAGATGTCGATGGCGACCGTGCCCCTGACGGCGGACGACATCGCCCCCTGATCGCCTGCCGGTGGACAGGACCGTCGCGGCGCGCTAGAAGGCGCGCTGACTTTTGTTGATCCCTGACACGAACGATGGATACCGCCCGAATGCAGGCCCAAAGCCGCCACGCGAAATACAGCCTGGGACAGGTCGTCCGGCACCGTTCGCGGCCGTTCCGGGGCGTGATCTTCGACGTCGATCCCGAATTCGCGAATACCGAGGAATGGTACGAATCCATCCCCGAGGATTCGCGCCCCGATCGCGACCAGCCGTTCTATCACCTGTT is a window from the Paracoccus marcusii genome containing:
- the serB gene encoding phosphoserine phosphatase SerB translates to MFTVSLIAAPAAANLDDALPGGLADRWGGDVTRWLSPGVAAEFDIAVLPGDSDQVWSDLQAIGIDLAIQPAGGRRKRILIADMDSTMIDQECIDELADMAGFGPRVAQITARAMNGELDFNAALTERVALLANLPETVIAQVLAERITYAAGGAVLVATMRAHGAYAALVSGGFTSFTRAVAQTLGFDEHRANTLLAQDGVLTGQVALPILGREAKVDALTQIAARLGTTPQNAIAVGDGANDLGMIQLAGAGVALHAKPAVAAQAQIRINHGDLTALLYLQGFADEDFVTP
- a CDS encoding phosphoserine transaminase gives rise to the protein MTDHAIPAARPENPRFSSGPCAKIPHYSLDMLSDAPLGRSHRAAVGKSKLAEAIELTRAVLGVPADYRIGIVPGSDTGAVEMAMWTLLGARPVEMLAWESFGEGWVTDAVKQLKLDATVRKADYGKIVDLAEVDFDKDVVFTWNGTTSGVRVPNGDAIPADRAGLTICDATSAAFAMDLPWDKLDVVTFSWQKVLGGEGAHGVLILSPRAVERLETYTPAWPLPKIFRMTKGGKLIEGIFKGETINTPSMLAVEDYLVALKWAQSLGGLTALIARADANAGAVRDFIADKDWIADLAEDPATASTTSVCLKFTDPAIKDGAAFAKAVAKRLEKEGVALDAGAYRDAPAGLRIWCGSTVETADVAALMPWVEWAYRAELAAQ
- the serA gene encoding phosphoglycerate dehydrogenase; amino-acid sequence: MPKVLVSDKLSETAVQIFRDRGVEVDYLPDLGKDKEKLAEVIGQYDGLAIRSATKVTDKLLEGATNLKVIGRAGIGVDNVDIPAASKKGVIVMNTPFGNSVTTAEHAIAMMFAVARQLPEASVSTHAGKWEKNRFMGVELFNKTLGVIGAGNIGGIVIDRALGLHMKVLAYDPFLSEDRAKELGVTKVELDDLLGKSDFITFHVPLTDKTRNILSREAIGKLKKGVRIINCARGGLVDEEALAEALKDGRVAGAAFDVFAVEPATESPLFNLPNVVVTPHLGAATTEAQENVALQVAEQMSDYLLTGAVQNALNMPSVTAEEAAVMGPWIKLAAHLGAFVGQMTDEPIKAINVLYDGVVSEMNLNALNAAVIAGVMKASNPDVNMVSAPVMAKDRGVQVSTTKQDKAGAYEGYVKVTCVTETRERSIAGTVFSDGKPRFIQIRGINVDAEVGSHMLYTRNKDVPGVIGALGMTLGDLGVNIANFTLGRAANGADAIAILYLDEAISDEALATLQNTGKFLQARRLQFEV
- a CDS encoding metallophosphoesterase; protein product: MRLYAIGDIHGQLDLLKASHQRIFDDGGPDAVIAHVGDLIDRGPDSRGVVDHLLRGQQAARPWIVTRGNHDRFLPAFLNQPDWIDPGLSSGQHWVDHPGLGAAATLRSYGVDPDQPREALLRDARAAVPADHARFLAALPLWYLHPLALVVHAGIRPGIDLQDQAEGDLVWIRQGFLDSDVDFGPLVVHGHTALEAPALYANRLNLDGGAAYGRPLSAAVIEPGAVHLLTESGRQPLLPE
- a CDS encoding CreA family protein yields the protein MRLALTLALTLAPLSLQAEEVGRVGVDWVGNDVVIEAIKDPEVPGVTCHLAYFSRSVLDRLSQGNWFEDPSNSAIQCTRTGPIDVSALTPGEGENVFSEGRSLVFKSLRVQRIYDADNRVLVYLAHANQVSEGSAKMSMATVPLTADDIAP
- the hspQ gene encoding heat shock protein HspQ: MDTARMQAQSRHAKYSLGQVVRHRSRPFRGVIFDVDPEFANTEEWYESIPEDSRPDRDQPFYHLFAETEATYYVAYVSEQNLELDVSGEPLDHPEVGDMFSAFQDGRYFLAGPVN